Proteins co-encoded in one Cricetulus griseus strain 17A/GY chromosome 1 unlocalized genomic scaffold, alternate assembly CriGri-PICRH-1.0 chr1_1, whole genome shotgun sequence genomic window:
- the Slc10a4 gene encoding sodium/bile acid cotransporter 4 has translation MDGLDNATLLLDASSMLPDNFTLSPNASSPSTGTLSPLDVASSPGPGFSLAPSPSMGFSPGPTRVPEPTSSSLAGGVAGQDSTFPRPWIPQEPPFWDTPLNHGLNVFVGAALCITMLGLGCTVDVNHFGAHVRRPVGALLAALCQFGFLPLLAFLLALAFKLDEVAAVAVLLCGCCPGGNLSNLMSLLVDGDMNLSIIMTISSTLLALVLMPLCLWIYSRAWINTPLVQLLPLGAVTLTLCSTLIPIGLGVFIRYKYNRVADYIVKVSLWSLLVTLVILFIMTGTMLGPELLASIPAAVYVVAIFMPLAGYASGYGLATLFHLPPNCKRTVCLETGSQNVQLCTAILKLAFPPRFIGSMYMFPLLYALFQSAEAGVLVLIYKMYGTEILHKRDSLDEDEDTDISYKKLKEEEMADTSYGTVGADDLVMMETTQTSL, from the exons ATGGACGGCCTGGACAACGCCACCCTGCTCCTGGACGCGTCCTCCATGCTGCCGGACAACTTCACCCTATCGCCCAACGCCAGCAGCCCAAGCACTGGCACCCTCTCGCCTCTCGATGTCGCCTCCAGCCCCGGCCCCGGGTTCAGCCTCGCTCCCAGTCCAAGCATGGGCTTCAGCCCCGGGCCCACCCGGGTCCCAGAGCCCACGAGCAGCAGCCTCGCGGGCGGAGTGGCAGGCCAGGACTCCACCTTCCCCCGGCCCTGGATCCCCCAGGAGCCTCCGTTCTGGGACACACCACTCAACCATGGGCTGAACGTGTTCGTGGGAGCCGCCTTGTGCATCACCATGCTGGGGCTGGGATGCACCGTGGACGTGAACCACTTCGGGGCACACGTCCGGCGGCCCGTGGGCGCGCTGCTGGCCGCGCTCTGCCAGTTCGGCTTCCTGCCGCTGCTGGCCTTCTTGCTGGCCCTTGCCTTCAAGCTGGATGAAGTGGCTGCTGTGGCGGTACTCCTATGTGGCTGCTGTCCTGGCGGAAATCTCTCCAACCTTATGTCTCTGCTGGTGGACGGTGACATGAACCTCAG CATCATCATGACCATTTCCTCCACGCTTCTGGCCCTGGTGTTgatgcctctctgcctctggatcTACAGCCGGGCTTGGATCAATACCCCTTTGGTGCAGTTGCTCCCGCTAGGGGCAGTCACCCTGACTCTCTGCAGCACTCTCATTCCTATTGGTCTGGGCGTCTTCATTCGCTACAAATACAATCGCGTGGCTGACTACATCGTGAAG GTTTCCCTGTGGTCTCTTCTAGTGACTCTGGTGATTCTTTTCATAATGACTGGCACCATGTTGGGACCTGAACTGCTGGCAAGCATCCCAGCAGCCGTTTATGTGGTCGCCATTTTTATGCCTCTGGCAGGCTATGCCTCGGGCTATGGCTTAGCTACTCTGTTCCATCTTCCACCCAACTGCAAGAGGACTGTATGTCTGGAAACAGGAAGTCAGAATGTGCAACTCTGTACTGCCATCCTCAAACTGGCCTTCCCACCACGCTTCATAGGAAGTATGTACATGTTTCCACTGCTTTACGCCCTTTTCCAGTCTGCAGAAGCAggggttttggttttgatataCAAAATGTACGGAACTGAGATACTGCACAAGCGAGACTCCCTGGATGAAGATGAAGACACAGATATTTCTTATAAGAAAttgaaagaagaggaaatggcaGACACCTCCTATGGCACAGTGGGAGCAGATGACTTAGTAATGATGGAAACTACCCAGACCTCCCTCTGA
- the Zar1 gene encoding zygote arrest protein 1 isoform X2: MFPPGMPHSCPHPYPPADKAREGWRFRAGGYRSTPPSFYPGCGQLTATEYFDSYRRAQLMALLSRVGPRAVSSRDAAVQVNPRRDASVQCSLGRRTLQFGQRRPNPEVRSGSRQPCTSAGARRPQRSWRTVAVYSPVAFYGLASSLEVEEGGQKPTEGERDPAPSGTREPEPGKGEVVRKADPKEGDVQDKGQAGQEQPLQDDPDSGATSQPEPGSQELRPAAETAQDPGDPAASKDWVSPQSTERDKERLRFQFLEQKYGYYHCKDCNIRWESAYVWCVQGTSKVYFKQFCRACQKSYNPYRVEDITCQSCKRTRCSCPVRLRHVDPKRPHRQDLCGRCKDKRLPCDSTFSFKYII; the protein is encoded by the exons ATGTTCCCGCCGGGCATGCCCCACTCCTGCCCGCATCCCTACCCGCCAGCCGACAAGGCCCGGGAAGGCTGGCGGTTCCGTGCCGGGGGCTACCGGTCCACGCCCCCCTCCTTCTACCCTGGCTGTGGGCAGCTCACTGCCACCGAGTACTTCGACAGCTACCGGCGGGCGCAACTCATGGCCCTGTTGTCGCGGGTGGGTCCCCGGGCGGTCAGCAGCCGTGATGCTGCGGTGCAGGTGAACCCGCGCCGCGACGCCTCGGTGCAGTGCTCGCTGGGGCGCCGCACGCTGCAATTTGGACAGCGTCGACCCAACCCCGAGGTCCGGTCGGGTTCCCGCCAACCCTGCACCTCCGCCGGCGCCCGGAGACCCCAGCGCTCCTGGCGCACTGTTGCCGTGTACTCGCCGGTGGCTTTCTATGGCCTCGCCTCTTCGCTGGAGGTCGAGGAGGGCGGGCAGAAGCCCACCGAGGGAGAGCGGGATCCCGCACCCTCGGGGACCCGAGAACCGGAGCCGGGGAAGGGAGAGGTGGTGAGGAAAGCAGACCCCAAGGAGGGCGACGTCCAGGACAAAGGGCAGGCCGGGCAGGAGCAGCCACTGCAGGACGACCCGGACAGTGGGGCGACCTCTCAGCCTGAGCCCGGGAGTCAGGAGCTACGTCCTGCCGCAGAGACGGCTCAGGACCCTGGTGACCCGGCCGCCTCGAAAGACTGGGTTTCCCCGCAGAGCACCGAGCGGGACAAGGAGCGCTTGCGCTTCCAG TTCTTAGAGCAGAAGTATGGCTACTATCACTGCAAGGACTGCAATATCCGGTGGGAGAGTGcctatgtgtggtgtgtgcagggCACCAGCAAG GTGTACTTCAAACAGTTTTGCCGCGCGTGTCAGAAATCTTACAACCCATACCGAGTGGAGGATATCACCTGTCAA AGTTGTAAGAGAACTAGATGCTCCTGTCCAGTCAGACTTCGACACGTGGACCCTAAACGCCCCCATCGTCAAGACTTGTGTGGGAGATGCAAGGACAAACGGCTGCCCTGTGATAGCACTTTCAGCTTCAAATACATCATTTAG